Proteins from a single region of Hydra vulgaris chromosome 12, alternate assembly HydraT2T_AEP:
- the LOC136089041 gene encoding uncharacterized protein LOC136089041, with protein MWKSDVESNNATQYVLPSGEKIDIDSRKVSYYQCNRSGFYKCIAKKRLVKSSGTQKIAKNCTSTLKVTQTVDGHVIVNACYSHYKHKNEIQYISLSSVQRQEIASKLKMGVTKNRILDDIRDETSCIRSRLHLTQLQDIKNLEKAFNINSIQLHANDQDSVSIWLNKWQMKGNSPVLYYKLQGELDTCYTFKESDFIIIMQTEHQKKCCNSL; from the exons atGTGGAAATCAGATGTTGAAAGTAATAATGCAACACAATATGTTTTACCTTCGGGTGAAAAGATTGATATAGATAGTAGGAAAGTATCATACTATCAATGCAACAGAAGTGGATTTTATAAATGCATTGCGAAGAAAAGACTAGTTAAAAGTAGTG GTACtcaaaaaattgctaaaaattgcACGTCCACACTTAAAGTTACCCAAACTGTAGATGGACATGTTATTGTTAATGCTTGTTATTCacactataaacataaaaatgaaattcaatATATTTCTCTATCAAGTGTTCAAAGGCAAGAAATTGCTAGCAAACTTAAAATGGGTGTAACCAAAAATAGAATCCTAGATGATATTAGAGATGAAACAAGTTGTATTCGATCCAGGTTACATTTAACCCAGCTTCAAGATATCAAAAACCTAGAGAAAGCATTCAACATTAATTCTATACAACTTCATGCCAATGATCAAGACAGTGTTTCAATTTGGCTAAATAAGTGGCAAATGAAGGGAAATAGTcctgttttatattataaactacagGGTGAGTTAGATACATGTTATACATTTAAAGAATCagactttataattataatgcaaacagaacatcaaaaaaaatgctGCAACAGTTTGTAA